CAACGGCGCGGCCGCGGTGATTGGGGAATTGCCCGCCGCGCAATTCGACGCGCCGCGCTACGTCCGCCTCGACGACCCGCGCCGCGCCCTGACCTGGCTGGCGGCCGCGTTCTACGGTTGGCCGGCGCGGCGCCTGACGGTGATCGGCGTCACCGGCACCGACGGCAAGACGACCACCGCCAACCTGCTCTACCAGATCCTGCGGACGGCGGGCATCCAGGCCGGCATGGTCTCCACGGTCAACGCGGTGATCGGCGACGAGATTCTCGACACCGGCTTCCACGTCACCACGCCCGACGCGCACGACGTGCAAGCCTACCTCGCTAAAATGGCGGACGCGGGACTCACACACGTTATCCTCGAGACCACGTCGCACGGCTGGGCGCAGCATCGCGTGGATGCCTGTGAGTTCGATATCGGCATCGTCACCAACATCACCTGGGAACACATGGACCAGCACGGCGGCTACGAAAATTACCGCGCCGCCAAAGCGCGCCTGTTCGAAAGCCTGGAAAAGACCGGCCCGAAAGAACGGGGCAACCCGCGCCTGGCCGTGATCAACCGCGACGACCAGTCGTTCTATTTCCTGAACGAACTGATCAAAGGGAGAAAGTTGAGCTACGGCCTGCACGAAAGCGCGGATGTGCGCGCCGAAAACGCCCGCTATAGCTCGACTGGGATCAGGTTCTTCGTTGACGCCCGCAATCTCCACGTGGAAGTCAAAAGCGACTTGATCGGCGCATACAACGTCTCGAACTGCCTTGCCGCGTTCACGGGCGCGGTCTACGGCCTCGGCATTGACCCGCAGATCGCCGCGCAAGGGATGACCTCCCTGCACGGCATCCCCGGGCGCATGGAGCGCATTGACCTCGGTCAGCCCTTCACCGCCATCGTGGATTTTGCCCACACGCCCAACGCGTTGAAGTCGGCGCTGGAGGCCGCCCGCGAAATGTTGAAAGAGGAAAGGGAAAGCCGGGGACGGGTCATTGTGACTTTTGGCTCGGCGGGCCTGCGCGACAAGGAGAAGCGCCGCATGATGGCCGAGACCTCGGCTGAACTGGCCGATCTCACCGTCCTCACCGCCGAAGATCCGCGCACCGAATCGCTGGAGGGAATCCTCGAGGAGATGGCGGCCGGCGCGCGGTCGCGCAGGGGACGCGACGGCGAAACGTTCTGGCGCGTGGCGGACCGCGGCGAGGCGATCCGCTTCGCGGTCAGGATGGCGCGGCCCGGCGACATCGTCCTCGCCTGCGGGAAGGGACACGAGCAGTCCATGTGCTTCGGCGCGACCGAGTATCCCTGGGACGACCGAACGGCGATGCGCGCCGCGTTGAGCGAATTGCTTGGCGTGGACGGCCCCAAGATGCCC
This DNA window, taken from Candidatus Denitrolinea symbiosum, encodes the following:
- a CDS encoding UDP-N-acetylmuramoyl-L-alanyl-D-glutamate--2,6-diaminopimelate ligase, producing the protein MTKTLAQLFVDFPFPRPADIPDVPITGIAIDSRAVKPGNLFVAMKGGTVDGHGYIGKAIANGAAAVIGELPAAQFDAPRYVRLDDPRRALTWLAAAFYGWPARRLTVIGVTGTDGKTTTANLLYQILRTAGIQAGMVSTVNAVIGDEILDTGFHVTTPDAHDVQAYLAKMADAGLTHVILETTSHGWAQHRVDACEFDIGIVTNITWEHMDQHGGYENYRAAKARLFESLEKTGPKERGNPRLAVINRDDQSFYFLNELIKGRKLSYGLHESADVRAENARYSSTGIRFFVDARNLHVEVKSDLIGAYNVSNCLAAFTGAVYGLGIDPQIAAQGMTSLHGIPGRMERIDLGQPFTAIVDFAHTPNALKSALEAAREMLKEERESRGRVIVTFGSAGLRDKEKRRMMAETSAELADLTVLTAEDPRTESLEGILEEMAAGARSRRGRDGETFWRVADRGEAIRFAVRMARPGDIVLACGKGHEQSMCFGATEYPWDDRTAMRAALSELLGVDGPKMPYLPTQDKPESEWMG